One part of the Vibrio ponticus genome encodes these proteins:
- a CDS encoding DUF3541 domain-containing protein, translated as MRHTLLSLLLGFALSHNAFADTSSAYQESANLIKQTYEQQLYTLPAFKEGHYALRMYRQTLDPKYAAAIWSDLARVASRLNYFAAEVNTPESIYIYSEGRLSGYIGDDDERSIRRFKATKHMPEYLYLGVDLLGSMARANEYGLKHQQDEKLRQVIRRYDFSRYATEPDMIRAWAAQLANQVYWLRQLGEQDVVDEFVSSFRQTYPDSSDKKLSPQQYGNKLYGMTHIIFADSQYYQKQVDEKQHQWIYDYFRKNIDQIILRAKEDVIAEVGISFLLAGLEDDPVVEKTRKAINKAIDRQKGMVPSVTGDFDFSHGEHRNVLAIMLLDWQQVNKAPTFLNQPEIFSRMPYGLEAK; from the coding sequence CTGCTACTTGGCTTTGCTCTATCGCACAACGCGTTTGCCGATACGTCTTCTGCATACCAAGAATCAGCCAATCTGATCAAGCAAACCTATGAGCAACAGCTTTACACTTTGCCCGCTTTCAAGGAAGGTCACTATGCTCTCAGAATGTATCGCCAAACTCTCGACCCAAAGTACGCTGCAGCAATTTGGAGCGATTTAGCTCGTGTTGCTAGTCGCTTGAATTACTTCGCCGCCGAAGTGAATACACCAGAGAGTATCTATATCTACTCCGAAGGGCGTCTATCTGGCTATATCGGTGATGATGACGAACGCAGCATCCGCCGTTTTAAAGCAACCAAACATATGCCTGAGTATCTCTATCTGGGCGTCGACCTGCTAGGTTCAATGGCGAGAGCGAATGAATACGGTTTAAAACACCAGCAAGATGAAAAACTGCGTCAAGTCATCCGCCGTTATGATTTTTCTCGCTACGCCACCGAACCAGATATGATCCGCGCATGGGCAGCACAATTAGCCAATCAAGTCTATTGGCTACGTCAACTTGGCGAACAGGATGTCGTGGATGAGTTCGTCAGCAGTTTCCGCCAAACCTACCCGGACAGCAGTGATAAAAAACTCTCACCACAACAGTATGGTAATAAGCTTTACGGTATGACCCACATCATCTTTGCCGACTCTCAATATTACCAAAAGCAAGTGGATGAAAAACAACACCAATGGATTTACGACTACTTCCGTAAGAACATTGACCAAATCATACTTCGAGCAAAAGAAGATGTGATTGCGGAGGTCGGCATTTCGTTCTTGCTCGCGGGTCTAGAGGACGACCCTGTGGTAGAAAAAACCCGTAAAGCGATCAATAAAGCGATCGATAGACAAAAAGGTATGGTGCCATCTGTCACTGGGGATTTCGATTTCTCTCATGGTGAGCACCGTAATGTTTTAGCGATTATGTTATTAGATTGGCAGCAAGTGAATAAAGCACCGACCTTCTTGAACCAGCCAGAAATATTTTCTCGTATGCCTTATGGTTTAGAAGCAAAATAG
- a CDS encoding DMT family transporter, with the protein MLRQWYPVLFMLSSTFSLSLTGLLTKYLTTQLDSNLLSFLRFLLPSIILMVFFIGRKLRVPPHQLLKPIWVRAFCIGACQVCFIYSLSHLTLVESVVLFGTGPLFLPLLEKLIYGVSISGLTIGALIGTFAGVVLLAGDVSGIEFRVELLVGLAAGVFNAGSQLSLYRASKSELNPYEINFWTFIFAALFIAPILLVSASVDATLWHPQEMSSLLVMVILLVLAVLIINTQVFRAKAYKLADSGSQLAPLIFTNLLFTALWQLMFFDVSFNYYQLMGLSLIIVSTIANVLLPRWLAYRQSKLV; encoded by the coding sequence ATGTTGCGCCAGTGGTACCCAGTACTATTTATGTTGTCTTCAACGTTCAGTTTGTCATTAACCGGCTTGCTGACGAAATATCTGACTACTCAGTTAGACTCTAACTTACTTAGTTTTCTACGCTTCTTGCTTCCAAGCATTATTTTGATGGTGTTTTTTATTGGTCGTAAGTTACGCGTGCCTCCCCATCAATTACTCAAGCCAATTTGGGTTAGGGCTTTTTGTATCGGCGCTTGCCAAGTCTGTTTTATCTATTCTCTTTCTCACTTAACTTTGGTGGAAAGTGTGGTGTTGTTTGGAACCGGACCACTCTTCTTACCTTTGTTAGAAAAATTAATCTATGGGGTGTCGATTTCAGGGCTTACCATAGGGGCACTCATTGGAACATTCGCGGGTGTTGTTTTACTGGCAGGTGACGTCAGTGGGATCGAGTTTCGGGTTGAACTATTGGTTGGCTTGGCTGCAGGCGTGTTTAATGCGGGCTCTCAATTGAGCTTGTATCGCGCGAGTAAAAGTGAACTCAATCCTTATGAGATAAACTTTTGGACATTCATTTTTGCCGCACTGTTTATCGCGCCAATATTGCTCGTGAGCGCTAGTGTTGATGCGACACTTTGGCATCCTCAAGAGATGAGTTCGCTGTTGGTCATGGTGATACTGCTGGTCCTTGCTGTATTGATCATTAATACCCAAGTATTCCGTGCCAAAGCATACAAACTGGCAGATTCCGGTTCTCAACTCGCACCGTTAATCTTTACTAACTTACTTTTTACTGCACTCTGGCAACTGATGTTTTTCGATGTGTCGTTTAATTATTATCAGTTGATGGGCTTGAGTCTGATCATTGTCTCGACAATCGCCAATGTATTGCTACCTCGGTGGTTAGCATATCGGCAATCCAAGTTGGTGTGA
- a CDS encoding LysR substrate-binding domain-containing protein → MKTLPPLKSLYSFVAVAQTGSMTEAANQLHVSHSAISQAIKSLETQLGRPLFKRKGRQVILNATGQKYYYQIAPALETIVTATNALRAVAHSPRITLNMVNSLAMHWWIPNMPSFSRYAPQIDVRISTLIGSFPLEEEGVDIAIIHGKTDEWLDYYCEKLADDELVMVCHPDLLNYATTPEALLEKFPAILAANDRRKYDWQVWCSDNQIPMPEISQNLSFAASVQAVQACVRKLGVFVTHRLFIKDDVEQGLLVEVGGTTLNPYQEFYFACQRESLRNENVLMIRSWLREQFASLN, encoded by the coding sequence ATGAAGACTCTTCCACCTTTAAAGTCGCTTTACTCATTTGTCGCCGTAGCACAAACGGGCAGCATGACCGAAGCAGCGAATCAATTGCACGTCAGCCACTCTGCAATCAGCCAAGCCATCAAGAGTCTTGAAACTCAATTGGGACGTCCGCTATTTAAACGTAAGGGAAGACAAGTCATCCTTAATGCAACTGGTCAAAAATATTATTATCAAATCGCTCCCGCATTGGAGACCATTGTTACGGCAACCAACGCTCTGCGCGCTGTGGCTCATTCACCCCGAATCACGCTTAATATGGTTAACTCGCTGGCAATGCATTGGTGGATCCCCAATATGCCCAGCTTTAGTCGTTACGCACCACAGATTGATGTGCGTATCTCGACGTTAATTGGCAGCTTCCCCCTAGAAGAAGAGGGCGTCGATATTGCTATTATTCATGGAAAAACCGATGAGTGGCTTGACTACTATTGTGAAAAGCTTGCCGATGATGAACTTGTAATGGTCTGCCACCCTGATCTACTTAACTACGCTACGACGCCCGAAGCATTGCTAGAAAAATTCCCTGCAATTCTCGCCGCTAACGATAGACGTAAGTATGACTGGCAAGTTTGGTGTAGTGACAATCAAATTCCAATGCCAGAAATTAGTCAAAACCTGAGCTTCGCTGCGTCTGTGCAAGCCGTACAAGCGTGTGTTCGTAAACTAGGTGTGTTTGTCACCCATCGACTATTTATCAAAGATGATGTGGAACAAGGGTTACTGGTAGAGGTAGGAGGAACCACATTAAATCCCTATCAAGAGTTTTATTTTGCCTGCCAAAGAGAAAGTCTGAGAAATGAAAATGTCCTGATGATCAGAAGCTGGCTCCGAGAACAATTTGCATCGCTAAACTAG
- a CDS encoding GGDEF domain-containing protein yields the protein MSNFVGSHLEEMADIRATRKCKLVRLCSIVALIVMLGYAADHFYHQEYTFTTINLVCSLIISFNLWQLKRKDGLYYTDVTLTGVLMFQGLTLLLYGAQFPDRLIWLFPLMVAVIIINEFKIGLICSSIFCLLAIATNVFNQGTETSYGLQHSFLLGLIVSCIICNTASFYYSKLLNYIQSLYREGIEDLAYLDQLTGLANRWSFENWARTKLTEVRNLSTTTALVFLDIDDFKEINDTYGHEVGDRVLQNFSRRLKNNIRTRDRKNNHHDYSIARFAGDEFVILLYDVRSKKDLDGILERISNLFHDSYAGNNKVSSLTVSVGVALYPQDADNLHELTRCADKAMYAAKHSGKNQYRYYSGAILNSLEEMPQEHNVHDISSAGHVHKTKQGNQRDRQPNSVT from the coding sequence ATGAGTAATTTCGTTGGCAGTCATCTAGAGGAAATGGCAGATATTCGTGCAACACGAAAGTGTAAGCTCGTGCGCTTGTGTTCTATTGTCGCTCTCATTGTAATGCTCGGCTACGCTGCTGATCACTTCTACCATCAAGAATATACCTTTACTACGATTAATCTTGTCTGCAGTTTAATCATCAGCTTCAACCTATGGCAGCTGAAACGCAAAGATGGGCTTTACTATACCGATGTGACCCTAACCGGGGTTTTAATGTTTCAAGGCTTAACGCTGTTATTGTATGGAGCACAATTTCCAGACCGTTTGATTTGGTTATTCCCTTTAATGGTTGCGGTGATCATTATTAATGAGTTCAAAATCGGTTTAATATGCAGCTCTATTTTTTGCCTTCTCGCCATCGCCACTAATGTTTTCAATCAAGGAACTGAGACAAGCTACGGCTTACAACATAGTTTCCTGCTTGGGTTAATTGTTAGCTGTATCATTTGTAATACCGCCTCTTTCTACTACTCCAAACTCCTCAACTACATCCAGTCCCTTTATCGCGAGGGCATTGAAGACCTCGCCTACTTAGATCAATTAACCGGGCTAGCAAATCGCTGGAGTTTTGAAAATTGGGCTCGAACCAAACTCACTGAAGTGCGTAATTTATCAACCACGACCGCACTCGTATTTCTTGATATTGATGACTTCAAAGAGATCAATGATACCTACGGTCATGAAGTGGGAGACCGTGTTTTACAAAATTTTTCTCGACGGTTAAAAAACAACATTCGCACTCGAGATCGTAAAAACAACCATCACGATTACTCGATCGCCCGTTTTGCTGGAGATGAATTTGTTATCTTGCTTTATGACGTGAGAAGCAAAAAAGATCTCGATGGTATTCTGGAGCGCATCAGTAACCTATTTCACGACAGTTACGCCGGCAATAATAAAGTAAGCAGTTTGACAGTCAGTGTTGGCGTGGCTTTGTATCCACAAGATGCAGATAACTTACATGAACTCACTCGATGTGCAGACAAAGCGATGTATGCCGCCAAACACTCGGGGAAGAATCAATACAGATACTACAGCGGGGCGATTCTAAATTCACTTGAAGAGATGCCTCAAGAGCACAATGTGCATGATATTAGCTCAGCCGGTCACGTACATAAAACTAAGCAAGGCAATCAGCGCGATAGACAGCCAAACAGCGTAACGTAA
- the ppnP gene encoding pyrimidine/purine nucleoside phosphorylase yields MKHNVYFEGSVQSLAFTQQSDESSVGVMSPGEYTFGTAAPEKMTVIKGALTIKRDGEEEWITYRDGEAFNVAGDSSFDIKVELATAYLCEYL; encoded by the coding sequence ATGAAACACAATGTATATTTTGAAGGAAGTGTCCAGTCGCTAGCTTTTACTCAACAAAGCGATGAATCAAGTGTTGGCGTGATGTCACCAGGTGAATACACTTTCGGTACCGCAGCACCTGAGAAAATGACCGTAATTAAAGGGGCTTTGACCATTAAACGTGATGGCGAAGAAGAGTGGATTACATATCGTGATGGTGAAGCTTTCAATGTCGCGGGAGATTCGTCATTCGACATCAAAGTTGAGCTTGCTACTGCTTATCTTTGTGAATATCTATAG
- a CDS encoding ABC1 kinase family protein, giving the protein MADQESKIPTHRLARIGQFASLATRIGGNVVAQGTKQLLKGEKPQAKDLVLTPANIKRVADQLAHLRGAAMKVGQMLSMDSGDMLTPELADILARLRSDANPMLSKQLNQVLESGLGTQWKQHFLSFNFKPVASASIGQVHQAYTDDGENVAVKVQYPGIRNSIDSDVDNVATLLNVVGIIPKDIDFKSLLEEAKKQLHAEANYQLECEYLQRYKHNLSQHDNFIVPRAYPQLSSETVLTMEYVDGVEIESLIDAPQELRDKVMHALLELFFAELFEFQLVQTDPNFANYRYNQQQDKVVLLDFGATREYSDNISQGYRKAFRAVMQDDSNALESALRQIGFFSQTIVESQKQAIIGLVQLACEPMKLDGEYDFGQSDLANKIRQQGTALSMQENYWHTPPIDAIFLHRKIGGLYLLAARLKARINIQALVTPYLDN; this is encoded by the coding sequence ATGGCAGACCAAGAATCAAAGATCCCAACTCATCGACTCGCCAGGATAGGACAATTTGCTTCTCTTGCCACTCGAATTGGCGGCAATGTTGTTGCCCAAGGCACCAAACAACTGCTTAAAGGTGAGAAACCGCAGGCAAAAGACTTGGTCTTAACGCCAGCCAATATTAAACGCGTAGCTGACCAACTTGCTCATTTGAGAGGGGCGGCGATGAAAGTGGGACAAATGCTATCGATGGACAGTGGGGACATGCTCACGCCTGAACTGGCTGATATTCTGGCGCGTTTGCGCTCTGATGCAAACCCAATGTTGTCAAAACAGCTAAACCAAGTTTTAGAGAGTGGTTTAGGTACACAATGGAAACAACACTTTTTATCGTTCAATTTTAAGCCCGTCGCAAGCGCCTCTATTGGTCAAGTACATCAAGCCTACACCGACGATGGTGAAAACGTTGCAGTCAAAGTTCAGTACCCAGGCATTCGCAATAGCATCGACAGTGATGTCGATAACGTGGCGACACTACTTAACGTCGTCGGTATCATTCCTAAAGACATTGACTTCAAAAGCTTATTAGAGGAAGCAAAAAAGCAGTTGCATGCTGAAGCCAACTACCAATTGGAATGTGAATACTTACAACGCTATAAGCACAACCTCAGCCAACATGACAACTTCATTGTGCCCCGTGCTTATCCGCAATTAAGTAGTGAAACCGTGTTAACCATGGAGTATGTGGATGGTGTCGAGATAGAGAGTTTAATCGATGCCCCTCAAGAATTGCGTGATAAAGTCATGCACGCTTTGCTTGAGTTGTTTTTTGCAGAGCTATTTGAATTCCAATTAGTGCAAACTGACCCAAATTTTGCCAACTATCGCTACAATCAACAGCAAGACAAGGTTGTACTACTCGATTTTGGCGCAACGCGAGAGTACAGCGATAATATTAGCCAAGGGTATCGCAAAGCATTCCGCGCGGTGATGCAAGATGACAGCAATGCGCTTGAGTCTGCCCTGCGACAAATCGGATTTTTCAGCCAAACGATTGTCGAAAGCCAAAAGCAAGCAATCATTGGTCTAGTTCAACTTGCTTGCGAACCGATGAAACTCGATGGTGAGTACGATTTCGGGCAATCCGATTTAGCCAACAAAATTCGCCAACAAGGCACAGCCCTTAGCATGCAAGAAAACTACTGGCACACGCCTCCGATTGATGCAATCTTCTTACATCGGAAAATTGGCGGTTTATATCTGCTGGCTGCCCGTCTAAAAGCGAGGATTAACATTCAAGCACTTGTCACTCCCTATTTAGATAATTAA
- a CDS encoding DUF2850 domain-containing protein — translation MAKERKRSSAADYSDKFAVVAKCLFLLLGSAGIGAAVVYSYHAYQDSIDPKHIYGRWIEVGTSSQSRNSIEFNQTGFLRNHRLTSTQFEFNGSEVQVTTGSGNYVYQLAYINEIPRLRRIKPSSPALHFVKQGYEDQIDMEGGGIANKRRSAISNHFSEK, via the coding sequence ATGGCAAAGGAACGGAAACGATCAAGTGCCGCAGATTATAGCGACAAGTTTGCTGTCGTCGCCAAGTGCCTATTTTTATTGCTTGGTAGTGCTGGGATCGGCGCTGCAGTTGTGTACTCCTATCATGCCTATCAAGACTCCATTGACCCAAAACATATCTACGGTCGTTGGATTGAAGTGGGTACGTCGAGCCAAAGCCGCAACTCCATCGAATTCAATCAAACCGGTTTTTTACGCAACCATAGACTCACTTCGACTCAATTTGAGTTTAACGGCAGTGAAGTTCAAGTCACCACGGGCTCCGGCAATTACGTTTATCAACTTGCCTACATCAATGAGATTCCTCGTCTCAGAAGGATCAAGCCAAGCAGTCCTGCTCTTCACTTCGTTAAGCAGGGTTATGAAGATCAAATTGACATGGAAGGCGGTGGTATCGCTAATAAAAGACGCAGTGCCATATCAAATCACTTTAGTGAAAAGTAA
- a CDS encoding mechanosensitive ion channel family protein translates to MNQIKSLIPTSWESLYQQLDTNVVLLTAASLIIWLIWRVIYGRLEALVERTTIHWDNLTLQALKTPVSALIWSWPATISIGFLLQQQMGSSLDWLSTVKLILVIAIFVWFIMRLINNAEEYVLAQKKRDETTVQAVAKVARLFFLTIGALTIMQAFGLSLSGLLTFGGVGGLIVGLAAKDLLSNFFGGMMIYFDRPFKVGDWVRSPDRQIEGTVERIGWRMTIIRTFDKRPLYVPNSVFSNIVVENPSRMLNRRIYETVGLRYDDGSKVEKITQDIKAMLENHPDIDANQTLIVNLNGFGASSLNVMVYTFTKTINWIRYQEVKQDVLLKIMAIVADNGADIAFPTQTLKIDPISAGEVYSPNQ, encoded by the coding sequence ATGAACCAAATCAAATCACTAATTCCTACTAGCTGGGAGTCTTTGTATCAGCAACTCGATACCAATGTCGTGCTACTGACAGCCGCCAGTTTAATTATCTGGCTTATATGGCGTGTCATCTACGGGCGCTTAGAAGCTCTCGTCGAACGTACCACTATTCATTGGGACAATCTGACACTACAGGCATTAAAAACACCTGTCAGCGCTTTAATTTGGAGTTGGCCGGCGACTATCTCTATTGGTTTTTTACTCCAACAACAGATGGGAAGCAGCCTAGATTGGTTGAGTACAGTAAAACTGATCTTAGTTATTGCTATCTTTGTTTGGTTTATCATGCGCCTGATCAATAACGCTGAAGAGTACGTTTTAGCACAGAAAAAGCGCGATGAAACCACAGTGCAAGCCGTAGCAAAAGTTGCCCGTCTGTTCTTTTTGACCATCGGTGCACTGACCATAATGCAAGCGTTTGGACTCAGCCTATCAGGGTTACTCACCTTTGGTGGTGTAGGTGGTCTAATTGTCGGTTTAGCCGCAAAAGATCTACTCTCCAACTTCTTTGGCGGCATGATGATCTATTTCGATCGCCCATTTAAAGTCGGAGACTGGGTTCGTTCGCCCGATCGTCAAATTGAAGGGACCGTCGAACGTATTGGCTGGCGAATGACCATCATTCGTACTTTTGATAAACGCCCACTCTACGTACCTAACTCTGTTTTCAGTAATATCGTGGTAGAAAACCCATCTCGCATGCTCAATCGAAGAATCTATGAAACCGTAGGATTGCGTTACGATGATGGCAGCAAGGTAGAAAAGATCACCCAAGATATCAAAGCGATGCTGGAGAACCACCCAGATATCGACGCCAATCAAACGCTTATCGTCAATCTAAACGGATTTGGTGCATCTTCGTTAAACGTGATGGTTTACACCTTTACCAAAACTATTAACTGGATTCGCTATCAAGAAGTAAAGCAAGATGTACTGCTAAAGATCATGGCGATCGTGGCGGATAACGGCGCGGATATCGCGTTTCCAACCCAGACCCTCAAAATCGATCCTATCTCAGCTGGTGAAGTGTATTCACCAAACCAGTAA
- a CDS encoding MBL fold metallo-hydrolase — MNPFRHSTAVLNSERVRQQRIAQSPQFQNGKVVSHLPKVASNESMSSVMKKFFFERSLLKPNAPLPYQPIDPDLFDTIPTSPRVTWLGHSSLFIEIDGKKLLLDPVFDYASPWFAKRLFSRNVSAPIERESLPTPDAIVISHDHYDHLEEATIRYYADKAVTFIVPLSVGRHLEKWGVAPEKIEELDWWQSVVIDSVELTATPANHNSGRTGFDSNATLWASWVIKGISGSLFYSGDTAYDNHFKQIGDRFGPFDIAFIEVAANVKQGKGFPVENWGHMQARHTARAYQDLQAKVLMPVHWSTYELFAHYWDEPIYDLLEEAKIIDAKLVTPMVGESFELNSELNTKHWWLNSDVSLEKTNLSYQG; from the coding sequence ATGAATCCGTTTCGTCATTCGACAGCGGTGTTGAACAGTGAAAGGGTACGCCAGCAGCGTATTGCACAATCTCCTCAATTTCAAAACGGCAAAGTTGTAAGCCATTTACCTAAGGTCGCGAGCAATGAAAGTATGTCGAGTGTTATGAAGAAGTTCTTCTTTGAACGTTCATTACTAAAGCCGAATGCACCACTACCATACCAGCCGATTGACCCGGATTTGTTTGATACGATACCGACGTCACCGCGAGTAACTTGGTTGGGGCATTCGAGCTTGTTTATCGAAATTGATGGCAAAAAGTTGTTGCTTGATCCGGTCTTTGACTATGCCTCTCCGTGGTTCGCTAAACGCTTGTTCTCTCGTAATGTGAGCGCACCAATTGAGCGTGAATCATTACCGACACCCGATGCGATTGTCATTTCACATGATCACTACGATCACTTGGAAGAAGCTACGATTCGTTATTATGCGGATAAAGCGGTGACATTTATTGTGCCATTATCGGTGGGACGTCATCTTGAAAAGTGGGGTGTCGCGCCGGAGAAAATTGAAGAGTTAGATTGGTGGCAATCCGTGGTGATTGATAGTGTCGAGTTAACCGCAACACCAGCTAATCATAACTCAGGTCGTACAGGATTCGACTCCAATGCAACGCTCTGGGCATCATGGGTAATTAAAGGAATAAGTGGCTCGCTGTTCTACAGTGGTGATACTGCTTATGATAACCACTTTAAGCAAATTGGAGATCGTTTTGGACCTTTTGATATCGCTTTTATTGAAGTTGCGGCTAACGTTAAGCAAGGCAAAGGTTTTCCGGTGGAAAATTGGGGGCATATGCAAGCCAGACACACCGCACGTGCCTATCAAGACTTGCAAGCCAAGGTATTAATGCCCGTTCACTGGTCAACTTATGAATTGTTTGCTCATTATTGGGATGAGCCGATTTATGATTTGCTGGAAGAGGCTAAAATAATCGACGCAAAACTTGTGACTCCAATGGTCGGGGAGAGTTTTGAACTTAATTCAGAGCTAAATACTAAGCATTGGTGGCTTAATTCTGACGTTAGTCTAGAGAAAACGAACTTGAGTTACCAAGGATAA
- a CDS encoding TetR/AcrR family transcriptional regulator: MVKISDLKQEDIINSAIQVFSQKGFEQASMEGISKQAGVSKRTLYKYYPNKDALFEVIVDKMICRFDDQTTAKFEPSVSIEQQLTELTLKQLCYINTEDFQMTARMVMAECIRCPKASSMLMSKFETIEDCYGLHEWVRQGIEANYLEVSNIPLAVEQYIGSIKAVVFWPQLLAHQTPPSCDQLKLTVESAVKGFVATYKVAK, encoded by the coding sequence ATGGTTAAAATTAGCGATTTAAAACAAGAAGATATCATCAATTCTGCCATTCAGGTTTTTTCTCAAAAAGGCTTTGAGCAAGCAAGTATGGAAGGTATCTCAAAGCAAGCTGGTGTATCTAAACGCACGCTTTACAAGTACTACCCAAACAAAGATGCCCTGTTTGAAGTCATTGTAGATAAGATGATATGTCGATTTGATGACCAAACGACGGCAAAATTTGAACCTTCAGTGTCAATTGAGCAGCAGCTAACAGAATTAACCCTAAAACAGCTGTGCTATATCAATACTGAAGATTTTCAGATGACCGCGCGCATGGTGATGGCTGAGTGCATCCGCTGTCCAAAAGCATCGAGTATGCTTATGAGCAAATTTGAGACCATTGAAGATTGTTACGGTCTACACGAATGGGTTCGTCAAGGTATTGAGGCAAACTACCTAGAGGTGAGTAACATTCCATTAGCCGTAGAACAGTATATTGGCAGCATTAAAGCCGTCGTGTTTTGGCCACAATTACTAGCGCACCAAACACCACCAAGTTGTGATCAGCTAAAGCTTACTGTTGAATCTGCTGTGAAGGGTTTTGTCGCGACTTACAAAGTCGCTAAATAG
- a CDS encoding VOC family protein, translating into MINRFDHIVLTVADIERAVDFYHRVLQMEPVTFANGRRAVRFGQQKINFQLLGQEPRNQAKVGSGDLCLITNWSLEQVTEHLTAQNVEIIEGPVTKSGALGAITSVYFLDPDQNLVEVSVYPEC; encoded by the coding sequence ATGATTAATCGTTTCGATCATATCGTATTGACGGTTGCGGATATTGAACGCGCAGTGGATTTTTATCATAGAGTGCTACAGATGGAGCCTGTCACTTTTGCTAATGGTCGCAGAGCGGTCAGGTTTGGTCAGCAGAAGATTAATTTTCAATTGTTAGGTCAAGAACCAAGGAATCAAGCTAAGGTTGGCTCGGGTGATTTGTGTTTGATTACTAATTGGTCGCTAGAGCAGGTCACTGAACATTTAACCGCTCAAAATGTTGAAATCATCGAAGGGCCGGTGACGAAATCGGGAGCATTAGGCGCGATAACGTCCGTCTATTTTTTAGACCCTGACCAAAATTTAGTGGAGGTCAGTGTGTATCCTGAGTGTTAA
- a CDS encoding VOC family protein encodes MQQSIVHIALVVKDYDEAIDFYVSKLNFELVEDTYQPEQDKRWVVVSPPGSNGVTLLLARASKPEQLDYIGNQAGGRVFLFLNTDDFWRDYHRMQSLGIQFVREPKEAEYGTVAVFKDLYGNLWDLLQLNPDHPIAKRHGS; translated from the coding sequence TTGCAACAATCCATAGTACACATTGCGCTGGTTGTGAAAGATTACGACGAAGCCATCGATTTTTATGTTAGTAAGCTCAATTTTGAATTGGTTGAGGACACTTATCAGCCTGAACAAGATAAGCGTTGGGTTGTGGTGTCGCCGCCGGGATCGAATGGAGTGACTTTACTGCTCGCTAGAGCTTCAAAGCCTGAGCAGTTGGACTATATAGGCAACCAAGCGGGTGGGCGGGTATTTCTGTTCCTTAATACTGATGATTTTTGGCGAGACTACCATCGGATGCAGTCGCTTGGAATTCAGTTTGTTAGGGAACCGAAAGAAGCAGAGTACGGTACTGTCGCGGTATTTAAAGATCTCTACGGTAACTTGTGGGATTTATTACAATTAAATCCGGATCATCCGATTGCTAAACGACACGGCAGTTAG
- a CDS encoding VF530 family protein: MNNQPNNPLHGLSLEKILTRLVEHYGWAGLYDEVRVNCFSKDPSIKSSLKFLRKTQWARDKVEALYINTFS; encoded by the coding sequence ATGAATAACCAACCAAACAACCCCCTGCATGGTCTTTCACTAGAAAAGATCTTAACTCGTCTCGTTGAACATTATGGCTGGGCAGGGCTTTATGATGAGGTGCGAGTGAACTGCTTCAGTAAAGATCCATCAATTAAGTCATCACTAAAATTCTTGCGTAAGACTCAATGGGCTCGCGATAAAGTTGAAGCGCTGTATATCAATACTTTTTCTTAA